DNA from Rubripirellula lacrimiformis:
CGCATTGCTGCGGGCGGCGGCTCGCGGGGCCGACGACTAATCACTCGGCCGCGCCCCAAACCGAAACCAACAATCAATAAACGCTGAGAAAAATCGGAAGACATACAACACCATGAGCAACGAATTCACTCAAGACGAAATCAACTCGATCGTTTGGAAGGCTTGCGATTCGTTTCGCGGGGCCGTCGATCCGTCGGAATACAAGAACTACATCCTGACGATGTTGTTCCTGAAGTACCTGACCGACCTGTGGAAAGACAAACGTGACGAATACACCAAGAAGTACAAGGGTGATAAAAAGCGGATCGAGCGGGCACTGGCTCGTGAGCGGTTTGCGCTACCGCCGAAGTGTGACTTTGACACGCTGTACGAGAACCGCGAAGCGGCTGATATCGGTGACCGGATCAATAAAGCGCTGCAGAAGATCGAAGATGCCAACAAGGCGAAGCTCGAGAACGTTTTCCGAAACATCGACTTCAACTCTGAAGCGGCATTGGGGCAGACGAAGGATCGCAATCGGCGGTTGAAGAATCTGTTGGAGGATTTCTACGGCAGCGACACGCGGCCGTTGGATCTGCGACCGTCGCATCTGAGCAACCGTGACGTGATCGGGGATTGTTACGAGTACCTGATTGAAAAATTTGCGGCGGGAGCTGGGAAGAAGGCTGGCGAGTTTTACACGCCCAAAGAAGTGTCGATGCTGCTGGCTAAGTTGGTCGATCCGCAGCCCGGTGACACAATTTGCGATCCGGCGTGTGGCAGCGGCTCGTTGTTGATTCGCACGGCGAAAGAAATTCAGGAACCCGACGGTTCGCCGAGTCGCAATTTTTCATTGTTCGGGCAAGAGTCCAACGGCAGCACTTGGGCATTGTCGCGGATGAACATGTTCTTGCACGAAATGGACAGTGCGCGGATCGAGTGGTGCGACACGATCACGAACCCGCGGTTGGTCGAAGATGACCAGTTGATGAAGTTCAACGTCGTGGTCGCCAATCCGCCATTCTCGCTGGACAAGTGGGGAGCCGAGACGGCGGACACGGACCAGTACAAACGGTTCTGGCGAGGCATTCCGCCCAAGAGCAAGGGCGACTTCGCGTTCATCACGCACATGATCGAAACGGCGCTAGCTGGTGAAGGTCGCGTGGGCGTGATCGTGCCGCATGGGGTGTTGTTTCGTGGCGGCAGCGAGGGATTGATTCGGCAGAAGCTGGTCGATGAAAACTTGCTTGATGTTGTTGTCGGCTTGCCGGCCGGCTTGTTCTTCGGCACCGGTATCCCGGCTGCGATTCTGGTGTTCCGCAAGGACAAGAAAAAACGCAACGTGATGTTTATCGACGCCAGTCGCGAATTCATTGACGCCAAGGCACGTTCATACTTGGGCGAAGATCACATTGACAAGATTGTGAAGACGTACAAGAAGCGAAAGAATGTCGACAAGTACGCCTGTGTCGCCGACATTGCTGAGATCGAAGAAAACGATTTCAACCTGAACATCCCCCGCTACGTCGACACGTTTGAGGAAGAAGAAGATGTCGACGTACGAGCGGTACAGAAAGAGATTGATGGGTTGGAGAAGGAGTTGGCTGCAGTGCAGAAGGAGATGGCTGGGTATTTGAAGGAGCTGGGATATGGATCATAGAGATTGGAAGTCTCTTACGCTGTCGCAGTTAAGCGAGAAGAGAATCTCCTACGGAATCGTGCAAACCGGCGAAGCTCAGAAAAACGGGGTGAAGTGTCTCCGTGTCGTCGACATAACAAAGCCTCGCATCCAGCTTGACCAATTGATTACCACATCTCAAGAAATCAATCAGTCATATAAACGCACGATTCTTGAGAAAGACGAGTTGGTTTTAGCTTTACGAGGAGAAATTGGTAAAGCAATTCTTGTTTGTGA
Protein-coding regions in this window:
- a CDS encoding type I restriction-modification system subunit M, producing the protein MSNEFTQDEINSIVWKACDSFRGAVDPSEYKNYILTMLFLKYLTDLWKDKRDEYTKKYKGDKKRIERALARERFALPPKCDFDTLYENREAADIGDRINKALQKIEDANKAKLENVFRNIDFNSEAALGQTKDRNRRLKNLLEDFYGSDTRPLDLRPSHLSNRDVIGDCYEYLIEKFAAGAGKKAGEFYTPKEVSMLLAKLVDPQPGDTICDPACGSGSLLIRTAKEIQEPDGSPSRNFSLFGQESNGSTWALSRMNMFLHEMDSARIEWCDTITNPRLVEDDQLMKFNVVVANPPFSLDKWGAETADTDQYKRFWRGIPPKSKGDFAFITHMIETALAGEGRVGVIVPHGVLFRGGSEGLIRQKLVDENLLDVVVGLPAGLFFGTGIPAAILVFRKDKKKRNVMFIDASREFIDAKARSYLGEDHIDKIVKTYKKRKNVDKYACVADIAEIEENDFNLNIPRYVDTFEEEEDVDVRAVQKEIDGLEKELAAVQKEMAGYLKELGYGS